The Oenanthe melanoleuca isolate GR-GAL-2019-014 chromosome 1, OMel1.0, whole genome shotgun sequence genome segment GTTATCAAGTCATCagtgacctttttttttttttcttttaagattcTCAGATGGCCCTGCATGATAGGCATTTCTCTGtgggttttgctttgcttgaaCACTTCAACAGTTGCCACATTACAATAGTTGCTAGTCCTTTAGCTGGTATAAGAACTCCTTTCCGttgctgtgttttttatttttaatataaaggCAGGAGAAGGTATACAGCCAGACTTGCTTGCAGTTTCACTTCAGAACTGCACTATTGATCAGAAATGCTAAGTTGTCAGGTGGACTAGAGACTTAAGGGAATTTATGTATTCCATAATCATACGATAGCACAGCTAACAATTACAGCCGTGCTGAGGAGGCTGTATTggtattttcttcagaaagttACTAGCACAACTACTTACCTAAGCTGGTTGTCTATCTTGGATATGCAAATCAAGCCCAACAGTTTACTATTGTGAAATTATGTATGCTGTAACTTTATGCACCAAAATGTggtatttaattaaaaaggaatttgaGAGGACATACAGAAATTACTCTGATGGAACAAATGGCCCTGGTTTTCATAGTTGTAccataataatttaatatattacTGATTAGGTCTCATCACAATCATGTTTAAGTTTTTTCTGTAACTAAATTGCATGGTTTCCCCTGTCCACCCCCAGATAAGTGGAATGTTGTTCACTAAATTAAGCCGGCATTATatggatttttctgttcaaTGTATAAACCATGTTCTCTCCAATTTGTAGATTCTTGTGGACACTGTTTGGGCTTTGTCCTACTTAACAGATGGTGGAAATGAACAGATACAAATGGTGATTGATTCAGGAGTTGTACCTTTTCTAGTTCCCCTTCTGAGTCATCAGGAGGTTAAAGTTCAAGTAAGTGATTCAGTTGTTTGAATAGTCCTTTGTATGCTGTTTGCTAAAAAAATGTGCCTTACGCTATTTATTAGTGGAGTTAGTGAGATGAACATTTATAGCTACATTTTGTGCAggtaaaactgaagaaaaaatgttacctacactggggaaaaaatattaaaaagaaagaaaactcaagTAAAACAGTACTAACAGTTTTAAGGAAAGTGACAAGTTAAACATTAACTTCCATTATGTGATTACCAGGGTAGCCTTTCTTTTGTAGTcctaaaatattaaatgacaATAGATTTTACGTTTTCCAGAATTCAAGTCATATGCACTCTTTCTGGTGCTGCATACATACATTTGTGCATATTCTGTCTGAATAGCTCATGGAAATCGATATTTGGGAAATTTAGAGtattgaaatatttgcaaatgcTGCGTCCTTTTAGTAAAGTAAATTTGTAATTAGCTGTGAATGGTTAACTGAGCttatttgattaattttaaagaCAATTTAGTTAATGTGTACTGGGTTTTTTATGAACCATCCGCTATAATACAGAGCTCTTCTGTGTATCTGTACATTTGGCATGTTTGCTTAGTTTGTACTTTGGATGAGATTTGGCCATCTTGAAATTTGTCAGACTAGTTCACTTGATGAAAGAAGTCTCTCCAGTGTTCTGTCACTTGTAAAGCATTTACTGACCAATACATAAAGATGTAAAATCCTTTTCTGTAATCACCTGAGACTCAGTAAGTAGTTGTGAGGTTTTGAATGCTGTAGTAGGGAGCTGAATGGAGAAGTGAGCAACCTCAGCACACATAGAGCCTAGAAGCTGTTGTTGGAATTGTAACTCAGGTCAGGTACATAATGAATTAATCTTCTAAggttttaatattcttttaatttctaATCTTTGCACTTTTTTGAGTTGAGCTTCAGTACATTTATTCTGTGATGTACTGTGTCTTTTGATGAAAGAATATCCATTTTTCTGATGTAGCTCAGAGGATGAAGTGCTAAATTGTATTTTGCAAGGTGTTTTTATAAAGAGACATcttaaaattatctttgttATAGTGTAATAGCAATGTCTTTaacatgcaattttttttccttcccactttGGATATtcagacagcagcactgagagcagtAGGCAACATAGTAACTGGTACTGATGAGCAGACACAAGTTGTTCTCAATTGTGATGTTTTGTCTTATTTCCCACATCTCCTGACGCATCCAAAAGAGAAGATAAACAAGGTATGATTTGCTTCTTCCTAACttagtaatttctttttaagaagtAAAACAGTAGCCTGTGGAATGTTACGGAAGAATTTCCTACAGCTGTTATTTCGGGCATGTGAGCAATTTTGTATAAAGATGCAGCCTTTGAGGCTGGTGCTTAATTAGGACTGAAACCAGCCATACGGAGTATCTGTGCTTTGGTGTGATGCCTCATGCTTTCTGGGAGGCCTGAAGGGTTTTGCTTTGGAGTGAGATACTTTCTATTTGCAAAGTGAGTAACTGGCTAACTTCAGTTACAGCTTTTCATAATTTTAGTTGAGTCCAGTGAGTTGCATAAGACTGATCCAGTTTTCCCACTCCACCTTTTCATAGTGAAGTTTGTTCACTTGTTCATCTTCACCTTCAGGGAAAGTGGGTGTATCACTGTCCTTTCCTGAAAATTGTCTTGGCATTTCGTCTCCTTCCTTTTGGCAGCAATAACTTCACTGCTGCAAGGATTGAGTGGAATAGGGAGAGTTTGATGAAAGTAACCCGTGTCtcttttttcagagctgtgttgggtttttttagtcGTGCCATTTTCCATTGCAAAGGTGGTCTGGCTGAGGAGAAGGCTTTTTTGTTTAGATTATGTGATTCCCCATATAGTGTATCATTGAAGAGAAGTCTATTTGTGAGGAATCTCTGTTTCTTCAGGCTCTGTCAACTGTGAAGATTTCTGAAGAAGTTATCTTTGACAGTCAAACTGATATGATTTATTTTTGCCTGCCCTCTTAACTCTCACAAAAGAATGATGAAGAGCTCTTTTGAATGCCAAGGAATTCTTTTTGTACCAAAAAAAACAAGTCCAGAAATGCTTTGAATTTTGTTTAAGTCTATATTGTGAGtgtaaatagaaataaaaacaagataCACATTCCTAAAAAGGCAGGACTCATGTTTTTCTCCAGCAGTGCTTCATAATTGCCTGCTTGCCACATCTTTTACTTAAGACTGGATCCTTTTGAAGATATTCTGGATTGTCATGACAAGTATCCCTCTTTGTAACTGGGAATTTATAACTACCATGAGATAGGTGGTATAGGTGTAGCTATGAGGATGAACCTCCCGAAGGAGTAACTGCTGAGCAAAGTCACAGGATGGAGATTCATGTGTGATACTTCAATGAGATTTATGGACACCATGTTACACGAAGAAAATGGGAGGTGGAATCTTCCTTTTATCATAGCAGAAAGGTACTATTGAGCTGTCAGTAGTAGGATTACAGGACAAGGCCTTTTATTATGATACTTTACCAGTTTTCCTATGTTCCTTCTAAAACTGGTTGAAAGTTTAAAGCCTGTCTCTCCAGCAGTGCAAAGTGGATATAAGGTTTACATCAGTATTACTCCTGATATATGGAGACACTCCTTGTGTGAGAGAAAATCTGGCCCTGTGAATCAATCATATTAATTTTACATTGATTCCCTGTTGTCTTTCACAGTGCAGTAAAAGTTTGTGTGCTAGAAGTGCTTCTGAGAAGGAGGCCTGTTTAGTGATTGCTCATGGTATGATTTTAGGTTTTGAGGTGGTCAGGTTTGGTTGAgtttttttcatctgctgactagtttttaaaagtgctttgcttttttgctttatCCCATTATAGGAAGCAGTTTGGTTCCTTTCCAATATCACAGCAGGAAACCAGCAACAAGTTCAGGCTGTAATAGATGCTGGGCTAATCCCCATGATCATACACCAGCTGGCTAAGGTCAGTCAAGCTATCAGCTATGCAAGTTGTCATCCTCTTTTTATAAATCTGACATGAGGAGTTTGTGATTTTTAGTAAGTTTGACAGATGTTTCCATGCTGATTTTAATAAgctattaattttatttttcaggggGACTTTGGGACACAAAAGGAAGCTGCTTGGGCAATTAGCAATTTGACAATAAGTGGGAGAAAAGATCAGGTATGTGTAGTGGGATTTCAAGTTGTCACTAAAATGTTGCACATGCAGCCATTTGTGTAGAAGCACAAtgttgaaagcattttttttaaattttaattatttaggTTGAATACCTTGTACAACAAAATGTAATCCCACCGTTCTGCAATCTACTCTCAGTAAAGGATTCTCAAGTGGTACAGGTTGTGCTGGATGGCCTGAAAAACATCCTGATAATGGCTGGTGATGAGGCTAGCACAATAGCTGAAATTATAGAGGAGTGTGGAGGTAAGAGCTTActaggcttttaaaaaaattaattggctACATGTATTCTGTCTTCCCCTTGCTGCTGTTGATGTTTACTGCAGTGTAATTTAACATGGGCTATTTGAGTAAACaagggagatttttttaatgagagatgttactttttattctgtttatttcagtttggaGATGGCTGTATAGAGACAATTGTTGAAAGAGCTTTCTGTAGCTTAGGTATTTTTTAGATTTCAATGagaattttaattcttttcattTGATAATTGCACATACTTCATCCTGTGGTAAAACACACAATTCTTGCTCTGGTTCATTGCCTTGGAAGCAGTTTTAGGATCATAATTTCATTACAGACCAAAGCAGTATGAGGAGTCTTTTCGGTATCACAATCCAAGTTGTAATGTATGCtaattaatatattataataaaGAGATCTTGAAGAACATAATGCACTGGAAGCTTTTCCCTTGCGTAATTCCACATCCAGTTTCAAAACAGCACTAGTGTTTTAACTGCTTTGTCACCTTGCTGCTTTAAAGGCAACACACAAATGTAGCCACTTCTTTTGGGGGATACATAGAAAGCACAATGACTAGCCCAAAAGTTATGTAGTagacagaatttttaaaaaataagagtttAATCTAAACAAAGAGAAGACTCCATTATCCATTgttcataaaatgaaatattcccTGGCGTGTAAAGTTCATAAACTACTTCTTTCCTCTGAGAGACAAGATAGCCACTATGTAGATCATATTTTCAAACTGAGCTGCATCTTTTCTAGTGTGTTTAAGTAGTAATGTTTAatagtttttcttattttttaaagtagtcAGTAACTCTGGTTTAATCTTACACAACTCTCccccattttcttttattcaggGCTAGAGAAAATTGAAGCCTTGCAACAGCACGAGAATGAAGACATTTATAAACTAGCATTTGAAATTATAGATCAATATTTCTCTGGTGATGATGTAAGTATGctaaagatggaaaaatatatCCACTGTGTTCTTAGCTTAGTAAGTACATTGTCACTGTTCCTCAGCTCCAGTGATCACAAACATACATTATCTCCAAAGTCAGTTTTCCTGGCCCTTGTTCAGTAGTATTTAAAGTCTTTGAAGAGTTTCTCAATACCAGGACTTTTCTTCAGCAAAATCAAGATGACTACTCTAGTTTTGCCTAATGAATTAATTGATGCTCACTTAATTTTGTCAGATTGACATGTAATTACTTGTGATTAGAATCCAGACAGTTCTCTGactctcctttttattttttctcctttttattttctcatataTCAGTCTTTGAAAGGGACAGCAGATCCTTACTTTCAGATAAATGTTTGTATTTCAACTCTGTATTTGCTCAGTCTGGATTCTGCAGTGAAAAGAGTCATCAAAACTATTACCTACTTTCTGCAACTGTTTGATCTGGACCATCCGTTATTTTGTTGCACCCAGATCAGGTATTTTGGCCCTCTGGTTCTAGCTCCTCCTGCTACTGGCTGCCTGTGAGTTCCTGAGGAGCACTTTAACATGCAATTCGAAGACAAATTATCTTTTCTAGGCTGTCCAGGGTGTCTGTAGTTCTACAGCCTAGCAGAACTATGTTTTCAGTTCTTCTCCTGAATTGAACTCTCCAAATGCCAGCTCTAACTTCAGGACTCAGTAATTTTCAATTCATGGGCCCATCATGTAATTGGGAAGTTAATCACCAGAGGTTAAGATATGTGAAAAGTTCCCTATGCCTGTCTGTAGTGATTCTGTGAGCCGTGTCTTAGTCTCCATAAACACCCTAAAACAACTTTGTCTAACTGAAGAGCACAGTCTGGTTGATGTGAGTGCAAAAATATCCCAGTTGAGGTTAGTACTCCCTTTTGTGCATTTACTTCTTATATTGACACAATTTAATCTATGCCTGATGGGCTGAGTATGCCTTCTTTACTCAAGAGCAGGATTTACCTTCAGATTGCTATATTGTTACTATGTTTTCTGGAGCTTCTGAAActcaaaattttcaaaataccaTAATTGCTTCAGGAAGACAAGAGATTGGTTATGGTAGTGTTAAGATTGATTGTCCAGGAGTGTTCTCGGTTGCCTTCTGTCACTTCAGGATCTTCTGTATTCCCATGAGATATTGCTGGCTGCTCGAAGTCCCTTCATTGCTAATCCCATCTGTTCATTTGCTGAGCCCTGTCAAGTGTACAGCCTGTACTTTAGGACCAGCACTAACACCTTTCTGACTTCAGTTTCTTGTGTTAAAGGCAGGTGAGCTTAGGTGGGGTTACTTTGTAGTACCCCTGCAGAAGGCAGAAGTGCTAATTTATCATAACAAAACCATTTTGCGAAACATTCTGAAACCAGACTTAGTCTTCATGTGGGCATGACATGCAGATTGCTGTCACAAAAGGCCTCAATCTCTTCCCTCTGGTTTAAATAGTTTAAATGGTTTAAATTACCCAAAGTAAAGAGAGAAGATTTTCGTTGAGTCAGTTCTCATGTGTGCACTTCTGCAAGGCCAGGTCTCAGAAAGCTGTTCAGACCCCCCACGCAAGGGCTCTTTCCTGCTTCAGAATGACACAGGATCTCAAATGAGGCTCAGAAAGCAGTGCAGCTGGTCATTTGCTGGAGGATAGTAGGGCTTGAAGTTCTGCATTTTGTTGCTACTGACCTTGTTATTTGTTATTCCTTGAGGCTGTAAATACCTAAATTCTAACAGCTCTGAGGTAACTGGCTGAAGTTCGCTGCTGACTCCTTTTGCTCTGTATCCATAGAGCAGTGAAGTACTTCTGGTTTAAAACCAAATTCAGATTGTGCTTATATAAAACTGCTCTGAAATGAGTAGTTCTAAATCCTTCAAATTCTGGTAGGAGATACTGAGAACTCTTATAAGCTTTATGTAAGTATTTCTATCAGCTGCtgataaaaatatgttttcatgttgaaagaaaatgggaaaaagtaCAAAACTAATTTTGGAATCCACAACTAGTGATTAGCCAACTCCAAAAGTACTAAAAATTggcactgaaaattaaattgcacAGCTAAAATAGCAACTGCTTTGACCAAACAGAGCACTGTCCATAATCGTTACAATTTTTGGTTTCCCTGATGGTATTAGAACAGACTTGATGTGTTGTTCCTTTTAAACATATTTGGGGAATTGAATTGGAAAAATGGTTCTAATTTTACtgcaataatattttaaaaaaccccaaaaaaacccatgaacGTTTGTGAATATCTTCTGTGTAGCCAACCATGCAGGAAATTGGTCTCTCATGTGtttgttgttgtgttttatAGATCGATGAAGACCCCAGTCTCATTCCTGAAGCCACTCAAGGAGGTACTTACAACTTCGACCCAACGGCCAACCTTCAAacaaaagaatttaatttttaagttcaAAAAAAGTGCAGCTTCTCTTGTCCCACACCAGTACGAAGCACCACCAGATGGCTACCAAGTGAAGAAACAAAAGGCTCCAAGACACACATGCCTCTTCGTTTTGATGCTTCTAAAGCAAGCCATGTATTGGTCACTTTGCAGTTGCCAAACATCACTATCACATGGACTGTAAATGCATATGCATGATCTCTTAAACTGTTTCAGAATTCTTTTTAACAGTCCCAACtacctttttttgcctttttcctggTGCCACATGCTGACAACCGCAATCTGCAGTTTTGTTAAGAATATTCCATAGTGGTGGCACATTGGCTTTCCACGGAAAAGTAGCTTCTTTGGAAAATGGTGCGCTGTGGATCAAGACACTTTGGTATGATGCATACATTTTGGAAGACTTTACAGGGGCCCAGTTTGCTCTGAGCCTCCATCATCGTCCTCCACAAACATATTTTCATAAACTTTATGTGGAAGAATAGATTCAAAAATGCAAGCCAAATGAATTTCATTggtgaaactgaaataaaagtaaCTTATAAAAACACAACAGTTGGCAATTGATTAAACACTTaagtttaaaagaaacaaaaaaactacTTCAGCTATCAGTAATTGATGTGTGTTCATTAACTGCCTCAGAAACCAGGGTTGGAGAATGAACTGTAGATTTGGACTGGTAAAGCTTTTGCCATTATACCTAATTTTTGAGAACAGCGAGCCCTATTTGACCACTCACTTCAGCCTGTGTGTTCCTGCTGTTTTGAAGTAATCAAATGCTGTGCATGGTATTTTACCTGAGCTACAACCTGTTATGGACTTGAACTTCTGTTTAAGCTGAAAGCAAGAGTCCCAgactgtagaaaaaaaattctgtccaAAAAATGTATTAGTTAAAAAGAATCTTGCTTTCAACTTTCAGTAGTCAATATCTTCTGTTTTAAATTGATAATTGGATATGGTTGATTTATATTGGGTTTAAACTGTGGAGCTTTCATGTTTACTGTAATTTAGTCTTAAACTATTTTTTACTAGTAACCAGTGCTTATGATGATGTGGTTGGCAACAAACCAGCAACTACTTAGAAGCGTCATAAAAGCTTCATTCTTGGAGTATTGGAAGAATAATTCACAAGTTAGTCTCAAATCTTATTCATGTGATTAAAAACATCCAAACTGGTTGATGTGTGAGGCTGTATCGAAGCTGCCATTACTCAGCGTAAACCTGATGTGCAGCGCACATTAAATAACTTTATATGAGGTATGTGAAGTCATTGCTTTTGGAAAATCGCCTGACCCAGTCACTTTCAAAGGGATATTGGCATTGCTGGGGCGAAGATCggtaattttgaaattctgtAAGCTATCACACAAactggttttgttgctgttgtttacTGGGTGTAATTTCCCAATGCATTGATGTGAAGGGATAGAAAAATCTAAACTAATTTAGTTATTGGATGTGGGTTGTATTTACTGTGATGAAGATAAGGACAGATGCCATCAGAGCTTTGTGGATCAGCTGTTTTTCCACTGATGAACAACACATAGCAGGTGTGCATTCATTAAATATATATCTGCCAAGGTGGAGCCACTTTAAAGAGTGAGTTGTCTTGTATCTCAGCTGGATACAAGCGTATGTTTAAACTGCAAGATTTTTACTTGCTAGATAATCTGTTTTAATATAGTGGTTTGGCCTCTGATTATTTATAGGTTTTATAAATTTTAGAATCAATTTCTCTTTAAGGTGGCTCAGATTTTTCAACTCTTGTGCACATAAAATTGAGTTGAAGTTCAttgtgccttttttcttttcccagaagTTGAGTTGAAGCTTCATATGGTAACTGCATCCTATTCACACACTATAGTCTAAAATCTTGAAACTGTGTGGTGTTCGCTAAAAAACTAAACAATAAAAAGTCAAAGTTAGGTAAGGTCACAAAGTTTTTGTGAAATTAGAGTTCCAGCAGATGTCATTGTGAACAAATATTTCCCTCCTTCTAATTCAGTCTAGTCTCCTGAACGCCATATAGACTGATGCATACCCAGTTCAGCCTACACTCACTGTTATTCTAGAGATTACGTACAAATTGATACTGAAACAACAGTTTTTCTCTACTGTAAAGATTCGATCCTTTTCTTGCACTCAATGCATTACAATAAAAGTGAACATCAGAGAACTGGGTAAGGCAGAACAAAGTGCTTGCTCAGTTCTTTCTGCTGTGACCTTATCAGCTTTTGATTGGGATTGCACCATTTCATAGTtaataaaggaaacaaagtatATTGCTGCACTTTTACGTTTTCAGAACAGTGTTTAAAATTgcattgtttttattatttttttaaactatcaGTTAAAATAGACTAAAACGTTCTTTCAAAGAGGCATCTAAATGTGTTCCTAATTTTGTATATGGGCTTAGGTTTTGTAACCAATAAAAAGCTGCTATCAAATACTATAAAACATTCAAGAACTTATTTTGAAGGTTATGGAACTGCTTTAGTCTTCATGGATTGACTTAGGGGTTTTTGTCTTTGACTAGATATTAGTTAGCAGAACTCCGCATCAAAGTTCGAAGTATGTTACAAGTATGAATAAAGTAAGCTAATGCAGTCATCTCTGAAACTTTGGATACAGAGTTTTATCCTTTGTATGGAGATATTTCCTGGGTACAGGGGCTGTGGTAAGTaggctgcagctcttccatGTAATTATTGAAATTGTGACTTCAGTTCAAAGGCTTGAAGGTGGTCCAAGACTGTCGAGGATCTGCCGCCATTGTCTTCTACCTCCAGAAACATCCTTTCAGGCTCCTGGTGCAAGGCTGAGTGCTGATTCAGCATTAATTCCAGCTCAGGATGCTGCCCAAAGGGGCCCAACTCCTGCCCAGTGTGGGTTGGGAGGGAGCATGCACCAGAACTGGCCCTGGGCCGGACAGCCTTTCATGGCCAGTacccctcccctggcacaagTGACCCCATGGAGGTGCTGCTTGGGAACTGTCAGAGACTTGCATTGTCTAGCAGCCTCCTAATTAGTACAGTCCTGCTTTAATTGCATGATGGCACCAGTGGAAGGACACCACTTGACCTGTTTGAAAGGTGCCTGTGACTGCAGCTGTGGCTTTGCCACCCTTGCTTTGTGTCAGTTGGCTGAGCCACCTGCAGAAACCTCTGTCCCTGCGGGTGGGAGATGGAGGTGAGCTTCCAGCGCTATATTTAAATCCTTACAAATGCTCATCCATAGGGATATAAAGGACAAAGATTTCATGAGAACCTAATTCCCAGTTCCAAAAGCTGTTTAATCCCTTTGGTTCCTTCAGCTTTCCATTGCAAACTGAACTGTGTAGAGTTTTTGCAACCTGTTACTCATCCTTTAGATCCTACCTCGAGGACTTTAAAGACACTACATTGGAGTAAATAATGCATTATTTTAAGACATATTGCTTAGAAAGAGCAAAACTTAGATGATACCTTAATGTTCCCCATACTTGTAAAAGTACAGGCACTTccattttgtttgcttgatCTGCTAAACAGAGAAATGAGTAAGAAGAGCCATTGACAGGCAGatgtttaattgtttttttttaaatctcagtgGGCTCAGTGATAGTTGAGGCCCACTTTGTTATTCTGCTCTTCTGTAATGCCCTCTAGATTCTGAATGTCTTTCAAATTAGTCCTTTCCTCCAAATGCAGTGTGCTGTGTTCCTTCTATTTTGTTGCATAAAAAGTACTCCTTTTTGTGGCATAATTATGCTTCTATTCAAACATATGTAGGACAACAAATTATGCCAAGCCATTAGGAAGCccttttcaggaagaaaaggaaaaaaacccaatcagTAGAAAACTGTGGGCTCCAACAGGCAAAACCTTGGGAGATTTTGCTGCAGGGGTTTGTTGTgattgtcactgtcaccttgACAGCAGcgtgagctggagctgcctgagcagcacaggtCTGCTTCAGGCTGGGACATTACCTGAGACTACTCAGGAAAACTGTTCATGTCAAGATACAGAGTTAGGAGCTGAAGcagctttctgcttctctggTTTGTGTGTGCATCCTGCCCCAGAAATGGTAATGGGCaggtctgctctgtgctgctggtttggcctcagagctctccagctgctgctgcaggcacacgAGCAGCTTCGTGTTCAAATGCACTCATGATACAGCTTTCTTGAGCAGCATCCCAGTTTGTAAAGGAACCTAAAAAGCTGGGGTTTTTCCAACCTTAGTTACGAGGTTTTAATGTTGGGGAGACTGCAACCTTGTGTCACACCTAAGAATGTTAATGATTCTCTTGCTTTTAAATGAAAGTTGGGGCCTTTaggctgctctctgccttcATCTATAGCAGTGGAAGAAGTGAATGACACCACACAACCTCAGAGGAAAAATGGCAAGTTGTGTGAAGGTTTTAGATATCCTGCAGGGAGACTCTTCCCTGGACATAGTAAGGAAACTGCAGGAGGAGGTTGGTTGTCCATTTGCTCAGTTCATTAAGtaggctccagggacacctcttTACTAAGCAGAGTCCTGTGGAAAACtggtggttggttttttttaatatgctgaGAGGAAGTGTAAGGGAGCTCATATCTGCATCTGCTATTTGCAGGCTGATCACCTTTAGTGgcttaatttgtttttaaccCTAATTCATGGAGCCAGATGATCACCTATACAAAATTGTTTGTACATGAAGAGGGAGgatgaaattgaaatattttgccaGTGGGCTTCAGCAAGTTCAGTTCTAGGTTTGTGCAGAGAAATGCTGAagggaagctgcagctctgagatTAGACCCATCACCATTCCACTCTGATGCAGTTTGCACTGGTTTCCCCTGCATTTCATACTTTTATATCTCAGTAGAGTTCCCTCAAATCTGCATACTGCCTGTTGTAACATTGAAAATGTTACATTGAAAATAAGGGATAAATTCCTTCTGTTCTTGCCATGATGATCCCAGATTGCATTAAGAGTATTTATTTGACATTGGTTCTCTAGGAGTGGTTTGCCTGGTCCTAGGTTTTTTCATGTTAAGCACGGCAGCACATAAATCTCAGGAGGTGACAGGTGTAGAGGGAGCATTTGAACTTGTCAAATTCTCATGTTTAAATCAAATATGTAGAAAATGCC includes the following:
- the KPNA3 gene encoding importin subunit alpha-4 isoform X1; the encoded protein is MAENAAATGLESHRIKSFKNKGRDAETMRRHRNEVTIELRKNKRDEHLLKKRNVPQEESLEDSDVDADFKAQNVTLEAILQNATSDNPVIQLSAVQAARKLLSSDRNPPIDDLIKSGILPILVKCLERDDNPSLQFEAAWALTNIASGTSAQTQAVVQSNAVPLFLRLLHSPHQNVCEQAVWALGNIIGDGPQCRDYVISLGVVKPLLSFINPSIPITFLRNVTWVIVNLCRNKDPPPPMETVQEILPALCVLIYHTDINILVDTVWALSYLTDGGNEQIQMVIDSGVVPFLVPLLSHQEVKVQTAALRAVGNIVTGTDEQTQVVLNCDVLSYFPHLLTHPKEKINKEAVWFLSNITAGNQQQVQAVIDAGLIPMIIHQLAKGDFGTQKEAAWAISNLTISGRKDQVEYLVQQNVIPPFCNLLSVKDSQVVQVVLDGLKNILIMAGDEASTIAEIIEECGGLEKIEALQQHENEDIYKLAFEIIDQYFSGDDIDEDPSLIPEATQGGTYNFDPTANLQTKEFNF
- the KPNA3 gene encoding importin subunit alpha-4 isoform X2, which encodes MRRHRNEVTIELRKNKRDEHLLKKRNVPQEESLEDSDVDADFKAQNVTLEAILQNATSDNPVIQLSAVQAARKLLSSDRNPPIDDLIKSGILPILVKCLERDDNPSLQFEAAWALTNIASGTSAQTQAVVQSNAVPLFLRLLHSPHQNVCEQAVWALGNIIGDGPQCRDYVISLGVVKPLLSFINPSIPITFLRNVTWVIVNLCRNKDPPPPMETVQEILPALCVLIYHTDINILVDTVWALSYLTDGGNEQIQMVIDSGVVPFLVPLLSHQEVKVQTAALRAVGNIVTGTDEQTQVVLNCDVLSYFPHLLTHPKEKINKEAVWFLSNITAGNQQQVQAVIDAGLIPMIIHQLAKGDFGTQKEAAWAISNLTISGRKDQVEYLVQQNVIPPFCNLLSVKDSQVVQVVLDGLKNILIMAGDEASTIAEIIEECGGLEKIEALQQHENEDIYKLAFEIIDQYFSGDDIDEDPSLIPEATQGGTYNFDPTANLQTKEFNF